The Anastrepha ludens isolate Willacy chromosome 2, idAnaLude1.1, whole genome shotgun sequence genome contains a region encoding:
- the LOC128855682 gene encoding uncharacterized protein LOC128855682, which yields MDLNEKVEQLTNETAALRKEVAQLKESLTKQNSTIVKLIKEQCNLIRTQEARAQEKYLPANNVKPFVNMFPIKSQEELEAAEEGIKEENKTECIALARALLMPGSFKKNLNKILGVDVVMDYNVDGRHNKKRIQDYPKIMDVLFQATTKEGWNYKYFLDDLRNGFKCSKNKHFKYNWTQRRKHSEEPSIKIEEVLIPFDE from the exons atggatttaaatgaaaaagtggAACAACTTACCAATGAAACAGCGGCATTGCGGAAAGAAGTTGCGCAGCTGAAag aatcgctaacaaaacaaaacagtaCGATTGTAAAGTTGATAAAGGAGCAATGCAATCTCATCAGAACACAAGAAGCGCGCGCGCAGGAAAAATATTTGCCTGCAAATAATGTCAAACcatttgtaaatatgtttcCCATAAAATCCCAAGAAGAATTGGAGGCTGCAGAAGAGGGTATAAAAGAGGAAAACAAAACCGAATGT ATTGCACTTGCCAGGGCACTTTTAATGCCGGGAAGTTTTAAGAAGAATCTCAACAAAATATTGGGAGTTGATGTGGTTATGGACTATAATGTTGATGGCAGACATAATAAGAAGCGCATACAAGACTATCCAAAAATAATGGATGTGCTCTTCC AAGCCACTACTAAGGAGGGTTGGAACTACAAATATTTTCTAGACGATCTCAGAAATGGATTTAAGTGCTCCAAAAACAAGCACTTCAAATATAATTGGACTCAACGGAGGAAACATTCTGAAGAGCCGTCTATTAAAATTGAAGAAGTTTTGATACCGTtcgatgaataa